A genomic window from Scophthalmus maximus strain ysfricsl-2021 chromosome 17, ASM2237912v1, whole genome shotgun sequence includes:
- the LOC118289418 gene encoding hemoglobin subunit beta-2, which yields MVEWTDFERATIQDIFAKLDYEDVGPATLARCLVVYPWTQRYFGNFGNLYNASAIIQNPMVAVHGKTIVHGLDRAVKNIDNIKDTYAELSVLHSEKLHVDPDNFKLLADCLTIVVASRMGSDFTGDVQAAFQKFLAVVVSSLGRQYH from the exons ATGGTTGAATGGACAGACTTCGAGCGGGCCACCATCCAGGACATCTTCGCCAAGTTGGACTATGAAGACGTGGGCCCCGCTACTCTCGCCAG GTGTCTGGTCGTCTACCCCTGGACCCAGAGGTACTTCGGAAACTTCGGAAACCTCTACAACGCCTCCGCCATCATCCAGAACCCGATGGTCGCGGTTCACGGGAAGACGATCGTCCACGGTCTGGACCGGGCCGTGAAGAACATCGACAACATCAAGGACACCTACGCCGAGCTGAGCGTGCTGCACTCCGAGAAACTGCACGTGGACCCCGACAACTTCAAG ctgctgGCCGACTGCCTGACCATCGTGGTCGCCTCTCGCATGGGTTCAGACTTCACCGGTGATGTGCAGGCTGCTTTCCAGAAGTTCCTGGCCGTGGTGGTCTCCTCCCTGGGAAGACAGTACCACtag
- the LOC118289417 gene encoding hemoglobin subunit beta-2 translates to MVEWTDFERATIQDIFAKLDYEDVGPATLARCLVVYPWTQRYFGNFGNLYNASAIIQNPMVAVHGKTIVHGLDRAVKNIDNIKDTYAELSVLHSEKLHVDPDNFKLLADCLTIVVASRMGSDFTGDVQAAFQKFLAVVVSSLGRQYH, encoded by the exons ATGGTTGAATGGACAGACTTCGAGCGCGCCACCATCCAGGACATCTTCGCCAAGTTGGACTATGAAGACGTGGGCCCCGCTACTCTCGCCAG GTGTCTGGTCGTCTACCCCTGGACCCAGAGGTACTTCGGAAACTTCGGAAACCTCTACAACGCCTCCGCCATCATCCAGAACCCGATGGTCGCGGTTCACGGGAAGACGATCGTCCACGGTCTGGACCGGGCCGTGAAGAACATCGACAACATCAAGGACACCTACGCCGAGCTGAGCGTGCTGCACTCCGAGAAACTGCACGTGGACCCCGACAACTTCAAG ctgctgGCCGACTGCCTGACCATCGTGGTCGCCTCTCGCATGGGTTCAGACTTCACCGGTGATGTGCAGGCTGCTTTCCAGAAGTTCCTGGCCGTGGTGGTCTCCTCCCTGGGAAGACAGTACCACtag
- the LOC118289419 gene encoding hemoglobin embryonic subunit alpha codes for MTSLTAKDKDAVRAFWSKVAPKAEDIGSDALSRMLVVYPQTKTYFTHWKDLSPGSAPVRKHGKTVMRGVAEAVAKIDDLKAGLLELSELHAFTLRVDPANFKILSHNILVVLAIMFPKDFSPEVHVAMDKFLAALARALSEKYR; via the exons ATGACCAGTCTCACCGCCAAGGACAAGGACGCCGTCAGGGCCTTCTGGTCCAAAGTGGCCCCCAAGGCGGAGGACATCGGCAGCGATGCTCTGTCCAG GATGCTGGTGGTGTACCCGCAGACCAAGACCTACTTCACCCACTGGAAGGACCTGAGCCCCGGCTCAGCCCCGGTGAGGAAGCACGGGAAAACCGTGATGCGCGGCGTCGCCGAGGCTGTGGCCAAAATCGACGACCTGAAGGCAGGTCTGCTGGAACTGAGCGAGCTGCACGCCTTCACCCTGAGAGTGGACCCGGCCAACTTCAAG ATTCTCTCCCACAACATCCTCGTGGTCTTAGCCATCATGTTCCCCAAGGACTTCAGCCCTGAGGTCCATGTGGCCATGGACAAGTTCCTGGCTGCCCTGGCCCGTGCCCTGTCTGAGAAGTACCGGTAA